A window of Phenylobacterium sp. NIBR 498073 genomic DNA:
TATCTGGCCGCCGCGGCGGTGATGGCCGGTCTTGGCCTGGCGGCCTGCAGCAAGCCGGCGGAACAGGCCCAGGCCCCGGCCAAGGCGGCGCCGGCCGCGCCGGTGATCACCTATGCCTGCGACGACGGGCGCACCGTGCGGGCCAGCTATCCCGACACCGACACCGCGGTGGTCGAGATCGACGGCAAGCGCCGCACCCTGAAGATCGCCATCTCGGCTAGCGGCGCGCGCTACACCGGCGACGGCTATCAGTGGTGGACGAAGGGCATGACCCAGGGGCAGCTCAGCCCGTTGGCCGCCGGCGAGGACATCGCCAGCGCCCCCGGCGTAAACTGCAAGGCGCCCGAGCCGGCCGCCGCCCCGGTCGCGCCGCCGCCGCCCGGCAGCCCCGGCGGCCTGCCCGACGACAAGACCCCGATCTCCGAGGGCCCGATCACCCCCGAAAGCGCCCAGGGCGCGGCCAACGTCGTGCAGACCTATTACGCGCTGATCGGCGAGCAGAAGTACGCCGAGGCCTGGAAGCTCTGGAGCGACGGCGGCAAGGCCAGCGGCCAGACCGCCCAGGCCTTCGCCGCGGGTTTCGACAAGTATGCGAGCTACAACGCCGAGATCGGCGCGCCCGGCGACATCGAGGGCGCGGCGGGCTCGCTCTATGTCGAGGTGCCGGTGGTCATCTACGGCCAGCTGAAAACCGGCGAGGCGGTCCACATGAAGGGCGACGTGCGCCTGCGCCGGGTCAACAACGTGCCCGGCTCCAGCGACGAACAGCGCAAGTGGCATATCGCCGAGGCGGCGCTGAAGCCTTCGCCGGGCGGTTGATCAGCCCTTGACCGGCTTGACCAGGGCGGCGGCCTCGCGCGCCCGCTCGCGGGCTTGGTCGACGTCGGCGCCGCGGGCCAGGGCGACGCCCATGCGGCGGCGCTCGAAGCTCTCGGGCTTGCCGAACAGGCGCAGGTCCGCAGCCGGCACGCGCAGGGCTTCGGCGACGCCTTCGAAAGCGATGGCCTGGGCCTCCATGCCGCCATAGATCACCGCACTGGCGCCCGGCTCGCGCAGGGCGACGTCGGTCGGCAGGCCGAGGATGGCGCGGGCGTGGAGGGCGAACTCGCTGAGGTACTGGGTGGCCAGCGTGACCAGGCCGGTGTCGTGCGGCCGCGGGCTGACCTCCGAGAACCAGACCTCGTCGCCGCGCACGAACAGCTCGACCCCGAAGATGCCCAGGCCGCCCAGCTCGCCGGTGACCTTGGCGGCGATGTCCTGGGCGCTGGCCAGCGCGGCCGGGCTCATCGCCTGCGGCTGCCAGCTCTCGACATAGTCGCCCTTGACCTGGCGGTGGCCGATCGGGGCGCAGAAGCTGGTCGCGATCTGCCCGTCGGCGCCCTTGGAGCGCACGGTCAGCAGGGTGATCTCAAAGTCGAACTCGATCTTGCCCTCGACGATCACGCGGGGCTGTTCGACCCGGCCGCCCTCCAGGGCGTAGCGCCAGGCCGCGGCGATGCCCTCGGGGCCCTCGACATAGGACTGGCCCTTGCCCGACGACGACATCACCGGCTTCACGAAGCAGGGGAAGCCGGCGACCTTGGCCGCGCCCTCCGCCAGCTCGGCCTCCGAGGAGGCGAAAGCGTAGGGCGAGGTGGCCAGGGAAAGGGTCTCGGCGGCCAGTCGGCGGATGCCCTCACGGTTCATGGTCAGCTGGGCGGCGCGGGCGGTCGGGATGACGGTCGCCACGCCCTCGGCCTCCAGCTTGACCAGCTCGTCGGTAGCGATGGCCTCGATCTCGGGCACGATCAGGTGCGGGCATTCGGCCAGCACCAGGGCGCGCAGGGCCACGGGGTCGGTCATGGCGATGACGTGGCTGCGGTGGGCCACCTGCATGGCCGGGGCGCCGGCGTAGCGGTCGACGGCGATGACCTCGCAGCCGAGCCGCTGCAGCTCGATGGCGACTTCCTTGCCGAGCTCGCCCGAGCCCAGCAGCATGACCCTGACGGCCGACGGCGAGAGCGGGGTTCCGAGACGCATGCGGGCCATCCTGGCAGGTAGTTGGAGATCAGCCGCGAAAACCTGCCGATAGGCTTCCGCGGCTGACGATGGAGGCGGGCCGGCCCAGCTTAGCCGAGCTTGGCCTTCGCGGCGGCGGCGACGGCTTCGGCGGTGATGCCGAATTCCTTGTACAGGCGGTCGGCCGGCGCGCTGGCGCCCCAGCCGTGCATGCCGACGAAGACGCCGTTTTCACCGATGAACCGCTCCCAGCCGAAGCTGGCCGCCGCCTCGACGGCGACGCGCACCGGCGCCTTGCCGATGGTCGCCTGCCGATAGGCTTCCGGTTGGGCGTCGAACAGTTCCCAGCAGGGGGTGGAGACGACGCGGGTCGGAACGCCCTCGGCTTCCAGCAGGCCCTGGGCCGCGACGGCGATCGAGACTTCGGTGCCCGAGGCGAAGATGGTCACCTTGGCTTCGCCGCTGGCGGCCTTCAGCTCGTAGGCGCCCTTGGCCGAGAGGTTTTCCGGGGCGCTGTCGCGCACCGCCGGGACCTTCTGGCGCGACAGGGCCATGAACGCAGGGGTCTTCTTCGACTGCAGCGCGACCTTCCAGCACTCGGCGGTCTCCACCGCGTCGGCCGGGCGGAAGACGTTGAGGTTGGGCATGGCGCGCATGCTGGCCAGGTGCTCGATCGGCTGGTGGGTCGGGCCGTCCTCGCCGACGCCGATGGAGTCGTGGGTCATCACGTGGACCACCCGCACGCCCATCAGCGCGCCCAGGCGGATCGCCGGGCGGCTGTAGTCCGAGAACACCATGAACGCCCCGCCGTAGGGGATGACGCCGCCGTGCAGGGCCATGCCGTTCATCGCCGCAGCCATGCCGAACTCGCGCACGCCGTAGTTCACGTAGCGGCCGGCATAGTCGGGGGTGTCGAAGATCGCGGTGTTCTTGACGAATGTGTTGTTCGAGCCGGTCAGGTCGGCCGAACCGCCGACCATTTCCGGGATCGCCGGGAACAGCGCGTCCAGCGCCGAGCCCGAATGCTGGCGGGTGGCGGCGGCCGGCTTGGCGCTCGCGGCTTCGGCGATGTGGGCGTCCAGGCGTTCGAAGGCGTCCGCCGGCAGCTCGCCCTTGATGGCGCGGGTGAACTCGGCGGCGTGGTTCGAGGCGGCCAGGCGCTTTTCCCAGCCCTTGCGGTCCTTGGCGCCGCGGCGACCGGCCGAACGCCAGGGCTTCACGACCTCGTCCGGGATCGCGAACGCCTCGGCCGACCAGCCCATCTTGGCGCGGGTGGCGGCGATCTCGGTCGCGCCCAGGGCCGCGCCGTGGGTCTTGTGGTGACCTTCCATGGTCGCCGCGCCCTTGCCGATCTTGGTCTTGCAGGCGATCAGCGAGGGACGGTTCTGCTTGGTGGCCCAGGCCAGCGCCCGGCGGATCTGGCCGTAGTCGTGCCCGTCGATCGACTTCACCGCCCAGCCGGCGGCCTTGAAGCGGGCGACCTGGTCGCCGGTCTCGGCCAGCGACACCGCGCCGTCGATGGTCACGTCGTTGTCGTCCCAGAGAACGGTCAGCTTGTTCAGCTTCAGGCGGCCGGCCAGGCTGATCGCCTCATGGCTGACGCCCTCCATCAGGCAGCCGTCGCCGCAGATCACCCAGGTGCGGTGGTCGACTAGGTCGGCGCCGAAGCGGGCGGCCAGGTGACGCTCGGCCATCGCCATGCCGACGCTGGTGGCCAGGCCCTGGCCCAGCGGGCCGGTCGTGGTCTCGACGCCCGGGGTGTGGCCGTATTCGGGATGGCCGGCGGTGTTGGAGCCCCACTGGCGGAAGTTCTTGATCTGCTCCAGCGTCATCGCCTTGAAGCCGGTCAGGTGCAGCAGCGAGTAGAGCAGCATCGAGCCGTGGCCGGCCGACAGCACGAAGCGGTCGCGGTCAGCCCAGTCGGGCGCGCTGGCGTCGAACTTGAGGAACTTGCTCCACAGCACCGTGGCGACGTCGGCCATGCCCATCGGCATGCCGGGGTGTCCCGAGGCCGCCTGCTCGACGGCGTCCATCGAGAGCACGCGAATGGCGTCGGCCATGGTTTGCAGCGGTGCGGGCATTATCTGTTCCGGTGAGTCTGGCGGGGAAGAGTGCGGGAATTTGCGCGCGCCCCTCGCACGCGAGGCTTGCAGGGTCAAGGAAACGTCACGCCACAGTCCGGCTTTCGGCGCAAGGCCGACGCAGTCTATAGATTAACGGACACAGTTTCGGAGCGCGGG
This region includes:
- a CDS encoding MliC family protein, which gives rise to MANLQYLAAAAVMAGLGLAACSKPAEQAQAPAKAAPAAPVITYACDDGRTVRASYPDTDTAVVEIDGKRRTLKIAISASGARYTGDGYQWWTKGMTQGQLSPLAAGEDIASAPGVNCKAPEPAAAPVAPPPPGSPGGLPDDKTPISEGPITPESAQGAANVVQTYYALIGEQKYAEAWKLWSDGGKASGQTAQAFAAGFDKYASYNAEIGAPGDIEGAAGSLYVEVPVVIYGQLKTGEAVHMKGDVRLRRVNNVPGSSDEQRKWHIAEAALKPSPGG
- the purT gene encoding formate-dependent phosphoribosylglycinamide formyltransferase, with translation MRLGTPLSPSAVRVMLLGSGELGKEVAIELQRLGCEVIAVDRYAGAPAMQVAHRSHVIAMTDPVALRALVLAECPHLIVPEIEAIATDELVKLEAEGVATVIPTARAAQLTMNREGIRRLAAETLSLATSPYAFASSEAELAEGAAKVAGFPCFVKPVMSSSGKGQSYVEGPEGIAAAWRYALEGGRVEQPRVIVEGKIEFDFEITLLTVRSKGADGQIATSFCAPIGHRQVKGDYVESWQPQAMSPAALASAQDIAAKVTGELGGLGIFGVELFVRGDEVWFSEVSPRPHDTGLVTLATQYLSEFALHARAILGLPTDVALREPGASAVIYGGMEAQAIAFEGVAEALRVPAADLRLFGKPESFERRRMGVALARGADVDQARERAREAAALVKPVKG
- the tkt gene encoding transketolase — encoded protein: MPAPLQTMADAIRVLSMDAVEQAASGHPGMPMGMADVATVLWSKFLKFDASAPDWADRDRFVLSAGHGSMLLYSLLHLTGFKAMTLEQIKNFRQWGSNTAGHPEYGHTPGVETTTGPLGQGLATSVGMAMAERHLAARFGADLVDHRTWVICGDGCLMEGVSHEAISLAGRLKLNKLTVLWDDNDVTIDGAVSLAETGDQVARFKAAGWAVKSIDGHDYGQIRRALAWATKQNRPSLIACKTKIGKGAATMEGHHKTHGAALGATEIAATRAKMGWSAEAFAIPDEVVKPWRSAGRRGAKDRKGWEKRLAASNHAAEFTRAIKGELPADAFERLDAHIAEAASAKPAAATRQHSGSALDALFPAIPEMVGGSADLTGSNNTFVKNTAIFDTPDYAGRYVNYGVREFGMAAAMNGMALHGGVIPYGGAFMVFSDYSRPAIRLGALMGVRVVHVMTHDSIGVGEDGPTHQPIEHLASMRAMPNLNVFRPADAVETAECWKVALQSKKTPAFMALSRQKVPAVRDSAPENLSAKGAYELKAASGEAKVTIFASGTEVSIAVAAQGLLEAEGVPTRVVSTPCWELFDAQPEAYRQATIGKAPVRVAVEAAASFGWERFIGENGVFVGMHGWGASAPADRLYKEFGITAEAVAAAAKAKLG